A genomic window from Streptococcus sanguinis includes:
- the recU gene encoding Holliday junction resolvase RecU, translated as MVNYPHKLKAKSSINRPVSGMTNFANRGMSFEKMINESNNYYLSRGLAVIHKKPTPIQIVKVDYPHRSRAKIVEAYFRQASTTDYSGVYKGHYIDFEAKETRQKKSMPMKNFHSHQIEHMEAVLEQKGICFVLLHFSSLRETYLLPASYLIEFYKIDKGGKSLPLSYIQEHGYPIEMQQLPSIPYLEIIEQKLLGGIINE; from the coding sequence ATGGTCAACTATCCGCATAAGCTAAAGGCAAAAAGCAGTATCAATAGGCCGGTTTCCGGCATGACTAACTTTGCCAATCGTGGGATGTCTTTTGAAAAGATGATCAACGAATCCAACAACTACTATCTTAGCAGAGGACTCGCTGTCATCCATAAAAAGCCCACCCCCATTCAGATTGTCAAGGTTGATTATCCGCATCGTAGCCGAGCCAAGATTGTAGAGGCTTACTTTCGGCAAGCTTCCACAACAGACTATTCTGGTGTCTACAAAGGCCATTATATTGACTTTGAAGCCAAGGAAACCCGACAGAAAAAATCGATGCCCATGAAAAATTTTCATTCGCATCAGATTGAGCATATGGAGGCAGTCCTTGAGCAAAAGGGCATCTGCTTTGTCTTACTGCATTTTTCCAGCTTAAGGGAGACTTACCTGCTTCCCGCTTCTTATTTAATTGAGTTTTACAAGATCGACAAGGGAGGGAAGTCCCTGCCCTTAAGCTATATTCAAGAACATGGTTATCCGATTGAAATGCAGCAGCTTCCCAGCATCCCTTATCTTGAAATTATCGAACAAAAACTACTAGGTGGTATTATAAATGAATAA
- a CDS encoding DUF1273 domain-containing protein has product MTSLLITGYKAFEIGISTEKDMRINIIKEAAKRDLIRFLEDGVDWLVFMGNLGFESWVLELANDLKKDYEFQIATIFLFENQGENWNKANQAQLAAFKQADFVKYAYPTYQNPSQFRDYNQFIIQNTDGAYLFYDEEQETKLKYLYQEMKKQEQYFIKKLTFDDLNEVAENFSEN; this is encoded by the coding sequence ATGACCAGTCTACTAATAACAGGCTACAAAGCCTTTGAAATCGGCATTTCGACGGAAAAAGATATGAGAATAAACATCATAAAAGAAGCCGCTAAAAGGGACTTAATCCGTTTTTTGGAAGATGGAGTGGACTGGCTGGTTTTTATGGGCAATCTGGGCTTTGAGTCTTGGGTCTTGGAGCTGGCCAACGACTTAAAAAAGGACTATGAGTTTCAGATAGCAACCATCTTTCTCTTTGAGAATCAAGGTGAAAATTGGAACAAAGCCAATCAAGCCCAATTAGCTGCTTTTAAGCAGGCGGATTTCGTCAAGTATGCTTATCCGACCTACCAAAATCCTAGTCAGTTTCGTGATTACAATCAATTTATCATTCAAAATACGGACGGAGCCTACCTCTTTTACGATGAAGAACAGGAGACAAAACTGAAATATCTTTACCAAGAAATGAAAAAACAAGAACAGTATTTTATCAAAAAATTAACATTTGATGACCTGAATGAAGTGGCCGAAAATTTTTCGGAAAATTAG
- the gpsB gene encoding cell division regulator GpsB, with translation MASIIFTAKDIFDQDFKREVRGYSKSEVDEFLDDIIKDYETYAALVKELREENRRLKEELAAKPVEKAPVQPTQPVQSTQATQSTVESFPQMTSATNFDILKRLNRLEKEVFGKQILDRE, from the coding sequence ATGGCAAGTATTATTTTTACAGCAAAAGATATTTTTGATCAGGATTTTAAACGTGAAGTACGTGGCTATAGTAAGTCCGAAGTGGATGAGTTTTTGGACGATATTATCAAGGATTATGAGACTTATGCAGCCTTGGTAAAGGAGCTGCGTGAGGAAAATCGCCGTCTCAAGGAAGAGTTGGCTGCGAAGCCGGTTGAAAAAGCACCAGTTCAGCCGACTCAGCCTGTCCAATCAACACAAGCGACTCAGTCGACTGTGGAAAGCTTCCCACAGATGACTTCTGCGACTAACTTTGATATCTTGAAGCGCTTGAACCGTCTCGAAAAGGAAGTATTCGGTAAACAAATTCTGGATCGTGAATAA
- a CDS encoding class I SAM-dependent RNA methyltransferase produces MKEKFNLIATAAAGLEAVVGREIRELGLDCQVENGRVRFEGDVSTIIQTNLWLRAADRIKILVGSFPAKTFEELFQGVFALDWENYLPLGAKFPIAKAKCVKSKLHNEPSVQAISKKAIVKKLQKHYARSEGVPLQENGAEFRIEVSILKDVATVMIDTTGSSLFKRGYRADKGGAPIKENMAAAILLLSNWYPDKPLIDPTCGSGTFCIEAAMIGMKIAPGLHRSFAFEDWNWVDKDLVAQARSTALSQINQTIQLDIAGSDIDGRMVELARKNAEQAGVAEQIQFKQMRLQDLHTDKINGVIISNPPYGERLLDDEAVTRLYQEMGETFAPLKTWSKFILTSDEAFESKYGSQADKKRKLYNGTLKVDLYQYFGQRVKRQLD; encoded by the coding sequence ATGAAAGAAAAATTTAATTTAATTGCGACCGCAGCGGCAGGACTTGAAGCTGTCGTCGGCCGTGAAATCAGAGAGCTGGGACTTGATTGTCAGGTCGAAAATGGCCGGGTTCGCTTCGAGGGTGATGTCAGTACGATTATTCAAACCAATCTCTGGCTGCGCGCGGCCGATCGGATTAAGATTCTAGTTGGCAGTTTTCCAGCTAAGACTTTTGAAGAGCTTTTTCAGGGAGTTTTTGCTCTGGATTGGGAGAATTATCTACCGCTGGGAGCTAAATTTCCTATTGCCAAGGCTAAATGCGTCAAGTCAAAACTTCACAATGAGCCTAGTGTTCAGGCTATTTCTAAAAAGGCAATTGTCAAGAAGCTGCAGAAGCATTATGCACGTTCGGAAGGGGTGCCCCTGCAGGAAAATGGAGCTGAGTTTAGGATAGAGGTTTCTATTCTAAAAGATGTAGCGACAGTCATGATTGATACAACAGGCTCTAGCCTCTTCAAACGTGGCTATCGGGCAGATAAGGGCGGTGCACCGATTAAGGAGAATATGGCAGCGGCTATTTTACTCCTGTCCAATTGGTATCCAGATAAGCCTTTGATTGACCCAACTTGCGGCTCTGGTACTTTTTGTATCGAGGCAGCCATGATTGGGATGAAGATAGCGCCAGGACTCCATCGTTCCTTTGCCTTTGAAGACTGGAATTGGGTGGATAAAGACCTGGTAGCCCAGGCTCGCTCGACTGCACTCAGTCAGATTAATCAGACCATCCAGCTGGATATTGCTGGCTCGGATATCGATGGCCGCATGGTAGAGCTAGCTCGAAAAAACGCTGAGCAAGCAGGAGTTGCAGAGCAGATTCAGTTTAAGCAGATGCGTCTGCAAGATTTGCATACAGATAAGATCAATGGTGTGATTATCTCTAATCCGCCATACGGGGAGCGCCTCCTAGATGATGAGGCTGTGACTCGGCTTTATCAGGAGATGGGAGAAACCTTTGCTCCGCTCAAGACCTGGAGCAAGTTTATCCTGACTAGCGATGAAGCTTTTGAAAGCAAATACGGCAGTCAGGCCGATAAAAAACGCAAACTTTATAATGGTACTTTAAAAGTTGATTTGTATCAGTATTTTGGCCAGCGGGTCAAACGTCAGTTAGATTAG
- a CDS encoding Holliday junction resolvase gives MTKEENYSPEEEKKESVLDFEEAKEMTVGQATRKKEELEAGVNESDNVLDKYIKQHRQEIEAGKFETQKIRKLQEQETAQAEQASSDLTDFIKERRQEVESEQEIPTAQSTATETASEPEVAPNPLGSRSQRSEQEDAVPAAPVQKTSYGPIPEPLDEKELQVPKTPFYKKKAFLYPVLGLLGIAVAGTGFYFALGHNWGHKTVTSSSSSTSQSSKKSSSSSSSDNTAKDLKSFNDEYASFFTDSNQTAIKNSKFGDLEKLKTLLENLKGSKDYDAAKSKYDSLVKQISAIQSVNSQFDGGAITDGVLNKEAKANTNATFSDVSSGNAKLDEVLKAAIAQGRSQQVPTPAPATDQGGTGAGTSGGSSASASGSGASNSYSGYGLPSTGVNLQRDLSRVPYNQAAIDDVNNPAWTFNPGVLERILQTSRERGYISGDNYILERVNIIKGNGYYNLFKPDGTYLFSINCKTGYFVGNGPGYADSLDF, from the coding sequence GTGACGAAAGAAGAAAACTACTCACCGGAAGAAGAAAAGAAAGAGTCGGTCCTTGATTTTGAAGAGGCCAAGGAAATGACAGTCGGCCAAGCCACTCGTAAGAAAGAGGAGCTGGAAGCCGGTGTGAATGAAAGCGACAATGTGCTGGATAAGTATATCAAGCAGCACCGTCAGGAAATCGAAGCAGGAAAATTTGAAACCCAGAAAATCAGAAAGCTGCAGGAGCAGGAAACGGCTCAGGCTGAGCAAGCCTCTTCCGATTTGACCGACTTCATCAAAGAAAGACGGCAAGAGGTTGAAAGTGAACAGGAGATTCCAACAGCTCAGTCGACAGCCACTGAGACTGCAAGTGAGCCAGAAGTAGCTCCAAACCCCTTAGGATCTCGCAGTCAACGCTCAGAGCAGGAAGATGCGGTTCCTGCTGCCCCCGTTCAAAAGACATCTTACGGTCCTATTCCGGAGCCGCTTGATGAGAAGGAATTACAGGTTCCTAAGACACCTTTCTACAAGAAAAAAGCTTTCCTTTATCCAGTTTTAGGACTTTTAGGGATTGCTGTAGCGGGAACAGGGTTCTACTTTGCTCTGGGACATAATTGGGGTCACAAGACCGTTACAAGCTCCAGCTCTTCAACATCGCAGTCCAGCAAAAAGAGTTCGTCTTCCTCTAGCTCTGATAATACTGCCAAGGATCTGAAGTCCTTTAATGATGAGTATGCTTCATTTTTCACAGATAGCAATCAGACAGCTATCAAAAACAGTAAATTTGGTGACTTGGAAAAGTTAAAAACCTTACTTGAAAACCTAAAAGGCAGCAAAGACTATGATGCAGCCAAGAGCAAGTATGATTCCTTAGTCAAGCAGATTTCGGCTATCCAAAGTGTCAATTCGCAGTTTGACGGCGGAGCGATCACTGACGGCGTCTTGAACAAGGAAGCCAAGGCTAATACAAATGCGACCTTCTCAGATGTATCAAGCGGCAATGCTAAGCTAGATGAAGTTCTAAAGGCAGCAATTGCCCAAGGACGTAGCCAACAGGTGCCAACTCCAGCTCCTGCTACTGATCAGGGAGGCACTGGTGCGGGTACAAGCGGCGGTTCAAGTGCATCTGCTTCTGGTTCAGGGGCTTCTAACTCTTACTCTGGCTATGGTCTCCCAAGCACTGGAGTAAATCTGCAGAGAGACCTCAGTCGTGTCCCTTATAACCAAGCAGCTATTGATGACGTCAACAATCCGGCTTGGACATTCAATCCTGGCGTTTTGGAGAGGATTTTGCAAACTTCTCGTGAGCGTGGCTATATTTCTGGAGATAACTATATCCTGGAACGCGTCAATATTATCAAAGGAAACGGCTACTATAACCTCTTTAAACCCGACGGCACCTATCTCTTCAGTATCAACTGTAAAACGGGATACTTCGTCGGAAATGGACCGGGTTATGCTGACTCGCTTGATTTCTAG
- a CDS encoding S-ribosylhomocysteine lyase yields the protein MSKEVIVESFELDHTIVKAPYVRLIGEETGPKGDIISNFDIRLVQPNEDSIPTAGLHTIEHLLAMLIRKRIDGMIDCSPFGCRTGFHMIMWGQHSTNQIAQVIKSCLEEIAESTSWEDVPGTTIESCGNYKDHSLFSAKEWAKLILSQGISDDAFERHVI from the coding sequence ATGTCTAAAGAAGTTATCGTTGAAAGCTTTGAGCTGGATCACACCATTGTCAAAGCGCCTTACGTCCGCCTCATCGGAGAGGAAACCGGTCCTAAAGGCGATATCATTTCCAATTTTGATATCCGTTTGGTTCAGCCTAATGAAGATTCAATCCCGACAGCCGGCCTGCATACCATCGAGCATTTGCTGGCCATGCTGATCCGCAAGCGCATTGATGGTATGATTGACTGCTCACCTTTTGGCTGCCGCACCGGTTTTCATATGATTATGTGGGGCCAACACAGTACCAACCAGATTGCTCAGGTCATCAAATCCTGTCTGGAAGAAATCGCTGAGTCAACTAGCTGGGAAGATGTCCCTGGAACAACCATTGAATCCTGCGGAAACTACAAGGATCACAGCCTTTTCTCAGCCAAAGAATGGGCTAAACTTATTCTCAGCCAAGGGATTTCTGATGATGCCTTTGAACGCCATGTGATTTAA
- a CDS encoding ribonuclease Y: protein MDLFPIIMSVFAAIIGLVIGYVSVSAKMKSSKEAAELTLLNAEQEATNLRGQAEREADLIIKEAKRETSSLKKEALLEAKEEARKYREQVDAEFKSERQELKQIESRLTERASTLDRKDDNLSNKEKALEQKEQSLSDKSKHIDAREEQVAELEKQKAAELERVASLSQTEARDIILTQTEDKLSKEIATRIRDAEQDIKERSDKVAKNILVQAMQRIAGDYVAEQTNSTVHLPDDSMKGRIIGREGRNIRTFESLTGIDVIIDDTPEVVTLSGFDPIRREIARMTMEALLKDGRIHPARIEELVEKNRLEIDNRIREYGEAAAYEIGAPNLHPDLMKIMGRLQFRTSYGQNVLRHSIEVAKLSGIIAGELGENANLARRAGFLHDIGKSIDREVEGSHVEIGTELARKYKEHPIVVNTIASHHGDVEAESVIAVIVAAADALSAARPGARSESLESYIKRLQDLEEIANSFKGVKNSFALQAGREIRIMVQPDKIKDDKITILAHDVREKIENNLEYPGNIKVTVIREMRAVDYAK, encoded by the coding sequence ATGGACCTATTTCCTATAATTATGTCTGTTTTTGCTGCCATCATTGGTTTAGTGATTGGATATGTAAGTGTCTCGGCTAAGATGAAATCATCTAAAGAAGCTGCAGAGCTTACTCTTTTAAATGCTGAACAAGAAGCAACCAATTTACGCGGACAAGCTGAACGCGAAGCTGATTTGATTATCAAAGAAGCCAAGCGGGAAACAAGTTCGCTTAAAAAAGAAGCACTTTTGGAGGCAAAAGAAGAAGCCAGAAAATATCGTGAACAAGTTGATGCAGAATTTAAGTCTGAACGTCAAGAGTTGAAACAAATCGAAAGCCGCTTGACAGAGCGCGCTTCTACCCTTGACCGCAAAGATGATAATTTAAGCAACAAAGAAAAGGCTTTGGAGCAAAAAGAACAAAGTCTCTCAGATAAATCTAAACACATTGATGCGCGTGAAGAACAAGTAGCGGAACTTGAAAAGCAGAAGGCAGCAGAGCTGGAGCGAGTTGCTTCGCTATCGCAGACAGAAGCGCGTGATATTATTTTGACGCAGACCGAAGACAAGCTTTCTAAAGAGATTGCGACTAGGATTCGGGATGCGGAGCAAGATATCAAAGAGCGGTCTGACAAGGTTGCCAAGAATATCTTGGTCCAAGCCATGCAGCGTATTGCTGGTGATTATGTTGCTGAGCAAACCAACTCAACGGTGCATCTGCCAGATGACAGTATGAAGGGGCGGATTATTGGTCGGGAAGGTCGCAATATTCGGACTTTTGAAAGTCTGACTGGTATTGATGTCATCATTGATGATACGCCTGAAGTCGTTACTCTCTCAGGTTTTGATCCGATTCGCCGCGAGATTGCTCGTATGACTATGGAAGCACTCTTGAAAGATGGTCGCATTCATCCAGCCCGCATCGAGGAGTTGGTTGAGAAGAACCGTCTGGAAATTGACAATCGCATTCGTGAGTACGGGGAAGCCGCAGCTTATGAAATCGGAGCTCCTAACCTACATCCTGATTTGATGAAAATCATGGGTCGCTTGCAGTTCCGTACTTCTTATGGCCAGAACGTCCTTCGGCACTCTATTGAGGTTGCCAAGCTTTCCGGTATTATTGCTGGTGAGCTTGGTGAAAATGCCAATTTAGCTCGCCGTGCTGGATTCCTCCATGATATTGGCAAGTCTATCGACCGTGAGGTTGAAGGCAGCCACGTGGAAATCGGGACAGAACTGGCTCGTAAGTACAAGGAGCATCCAATCGTTGTTAATACGATTGCTAGCCACCACGGAGATGTGGAAGCAGAAAGTGTCATTGCTGTTATCGTAGCTGCAGCAGACGCTCTTAGTGCCGCTCGGCCAGGTGCGCGTAGTGAATCTCTGGAAAGCTATATCAAGCGTCTCCAAGATTTGGAAGAGATCGCTAATAGCTTCAAGGGTGTCAAGAACAGCTTTGCTTTACAAGCCGGCCGGGAAATCCGGATTATGGTTCAGCCGGACAAGATTAAGGATGACAAGATTACGATTTTGGCGCACGATGTTCGTGAAAAAATCGAAAACAACTTGGAATATCCAGGCAATATCAAGGTGACGGTTATCCGTGAGATGCGAGCCGTTGACTACGCAAAATAA
- a CDS encoding guanylate kinase, whose translation MMTERGLLIVFSGPSGVGKGTVRREIFESTDNQFQYSVSMTTRPQRPGEVDGVDYFFRTREEFEELIRQGQMLEYAEYVGNYYGTPLTYVNETLDKGIDVFLEIEVQGALQVKKKVPDAVFIFLTPPDLEELKDRLVGRGTDSAEIIAQRIEKAKEEIALMREYDYAIVNDQVSLAADRVKRVIEAEHFRVDRVIGRYQDMLPKNETIIR comes from the coding sequence ATGATGACGGAACGAGGCTTACTAATCGTCTTTTCTGGCCCCTCTGGTGTAGGAAAAGGGACTGTTAGACGAGAAATTTTTGAAAGCACTGATAACCAATTCCAGTACTCGGTATCCATGACGACTCGTCCGCAGCGTCCAGGCGAAGTGGATGGAGTTGACTATTTCTTCCGTACTCGAGAGGAGTTTGAAGAGCTGATTCGTCAGGGACAGATGCTGGAGTATGCAGAGTATGTAGGGAACTACTACGGGACGCCTCTGACTTATGTCAATGAAACGCTGGATAAAGGTATTGATGTCTTTCTAGAGATTGAGGTTCAGGGAGCTTTGCAAGTCAAGAAAAAAGTTCCAGATGCCGTCTTTATTTTTTTGACTCCTCCAGACTTAGAAGAACTTAAAGATCGCTTGGTTGGTCGTGGGACAGACAGTGCGGAGATTATCGCTCAGCGCATTGAAAAGGCCAAAGAAGAAATTGCCCTTATGCGTGAGTATGATTATGCCATTGTCAATGATCAGGTGTCGCTGGCTGCCGACCGTGTCAAGCGCGTGATTGAAGCAGAGCATTTCCGAGTAGACCGTGTTATCGGCCGTTATCAGGACATGCTTCCAAAAAATGAAACGATTATTCGATAG
- a CDS encoding DNA-directed RNA polymerase subunit omega produces the protein MMLKPSIDTLLDKVPSKYSLVILGAKRAHELEAGAPATQEFKSVKSTLRALEEIESGNVVIHPDPEGKREAVRRRAEEERRRKEEEERKIKEQIAKEKEEGEKI, from the coding sequence ATGATGTTAAAACCGTCTATTGACACTTTACTGGACAAGGTTCCGTCAAAATACTCCTTGGTTATTTTAGGGGCTAAGCGCGCTCATGAGCTTGAAGCTGGAGCTCCCGCTACGCAGGAATTCAAGTCTGTCAAATCCACTCTTCGTGCTTTGGAAGAAATTGAATCCGGCAATGTCGTTATCCATCCAGATCCAGAAGGCAAGCGCGAGGCAGTTCGCCGTCGGGCAGAAGAAGAGCGCCGGCGTAAAGAAGAAGAAGAACGCAAGATTAAAGAGCAAATCGCTAAAGAAAAAGAAGAAGGTGAGAAGATTTAA
- a CDS encoding primosomal protein N', giving the protein MKLAKIIVDVPLMQTDKPYSYAIPEEFSGMLAAGMRVHVPFGQGNRLIQGIVVGFDETGDQEELKEIAEVLDFRPVLNQEQLWLADELRKSVFSYKITLLKAMLPSLLNSSYDKLLYPTDLLNDEERSAIFGQEDSLRFSDLDKKSQAKLMRLTQTGRIRLEYQATDKKHIKTEKWYQVNHTTLQNHDLPRKAKKKQELKEVLLEQKDSRLLADLRENFSRDIINYFIKENLISIEDREISRSAAYFQKERQQQSLTLNDEQAAAVVAITQKIGQSHSRPVLLEGITGSGKTEVYLQVIAEALDQGKTAIMLVPEISLTPQVTDRFISRFGDQVAILHSGLSDGEKYDEWRKVERGAAQVVVGARSAIFAPLTNIGAIIIDEEHESSYKQDSNPRYHAREVALLRAQYNQAVLVLGSATPSLESRARASRGVYDFQLLSKRANPLAQIPQVEVVDFRDYIGQHEASNFTPVLLEAIQDRLDKGEQTVLMLNRRGYSSFVMCRECGTVDSCPNCDISLTLHMDTKTMNCHYCGFTKNIPQSCPNCASRSIRYYGTGTQKAYDELVQLFPQARILRMDVDTTRKKGSHEAILESFGQGQADILLGTQMIAKGLDFPNVTLVGVLNADTALNLPDFRSSERTFQLLTQVAGRAGRAEKAGQVFIQSYNPNHYAIEFAKQQDYEGFYAYEMGIRRQLGYPPYYYTVGLTLSHKDEGTAVRKAYEVMDILRSGLSEKVQILGPTPKPIARTHNLYHYQILLKYRFEDKLHATLNQVLDWTQNRDNKDLRLTIDNEPQNFM; this is encoded by the coding sequence GTGAAGCTAGCAAAGATTATTGTGGATGTTCCTCTGATGCAGACGGACAAGCCCTATAGCTATGCTATTCCAGAAGAGTTTTCAGGGATGCTGGCAGCTGGCATGCGGGTCCATGTCCCTTTTGGGCAGGGAAATCGCCTGATTCAGGGGATTGTGGTCGGCTTTGATGAGACGGGAGACCAAGAAGAGCTGAAGGAAATTGCGGAAGTTCTTGATTTCAGGCCAGTGCTAAACCAGGAACAGCTCTGGCTGGCGGATGAGCTGCGCAAGTCAGTCTTTTCTTATAAGATTACCCTTTTAAAGGCCATGCTGCCTAGTCTTCTCAACTCCAGCTATGATAAACTACTCTATCCGACAGACTTACTGAATGATGAGGAGCGCTCAGCTATATTTGGTCAGGAAGACAGCCTTCGCTTTTCTGATTTGGACAAGAAAAGTCAGGCCAAGCTGATGCGACTGACCCAGACTGGCCGCATTCGACTGGAGTATCAGGCGACGGACAAGAAGCATATTAAGACTGAGAAATGGTATCAGGTCAATCATACTACTCTGCAAAATCATGATCTTCCCCGAAAGGCTAAGAAAAAACAAGAATTAAAAGAAGTCTTGCTAGAGCAGAAAGATAGCCGTCTCTTGGCTGATTTGCGAGAAAACTTTTCGCGCGATATTATTAATTACTTTATCAAAGAAAATCTAATTAGCATAGAAGATAGAGAAATCAGCCGTTCTGCTGCTTATTTCCAAAAGGAGCGGCAGCAGCAAAGTCTGACCTTAAACGATGAACAGGCCGCAGCGGTTGTGGCAATCACTCAGAAAATTGGTCAGAGTCATTCTCGGCCAGTCCTCTTAGAAGGGATCACAGGCAGTGGGAAGACCGAAGTTTACCTACAGGTCATCGCAGAGGCACTGGACCAGGGCAAGACCGCTATCATGCTGGTTCCAGAGATTTCTCTGACTCCGCAGGTTACTGACCGCTTTATTTCTAGATTTGGCGACCAAGTTGCAATTTTGCATTCAGGTCTGTCTGATGGTGAGAAATATGATGAATGGCGCAAGGTGGAGCGAGGAGCTGCCCAGGTTGTTGTCGGCGCACGTTCAGCTATTTTTGCTCCCTTGACAAATATTGGAGCCATCATCATTGATGAAGAGCATGAATCCTCCTACAAGCAGGATTCCAATCCTCGCTATCATGCCAGAGAGGTGGCTCTCCTGCGAGCTCAGTACAATCAAGCTGTTTTAGTGCTGGGTTCGGCGACTCCGAGTTTGGAGAGCCGTGCTCGAGCAAGTCGTGGTGTCTATGATTTTCAGCTGCTCAGCAAGCGCGCAAATCCGCTGGCGCAGATTCCTCAAGTGGAAGTGGTGGATTTTCGGGATTATATCGGGCAGCATGAGGCCAGTAATTTCACCCCGGTCCTGCTAGAGGCTATTCAAGATCGTCTGGATAAGGGGGAACAAACGGTTCTCATGCTCAACAGGCGGGGTTATTCCAGCTTTGTCATGTGTCGGGAATGTGGGACCGTTGATAGCTGCCCTAACTGTGATATTTCTCTGACTCTGCATATGGACACCAAGACCATGAACTGCCACTACTGTGGTTTTACTAAGAATATTCCTCAGTCTTGCCCTAACTGTGCCAGCCGCAGCATTCGCTATTATGGGACTGGGACGCAGAAAGCTTATGATGAGTTGGTTCAGCTCTTTCCACAGGCTCGCATTTTGAGGATGGATGTAGATACGACCCGTAAGAAAGGCAGCCATGAAGCCATTTTAGAAAGCTTTGGCCAGGGGCAGGCAGATATTCTCTTAGGAACCCAGATGATAGCCAAGGGACTGGATTTTCCAAACGTGACGCTGGTTGGTGTTCTCAATGCAGACACAGCTCTCAATCTGCCGGACTTTCGCTCTTCTGAGCGAACCTTCCAGCTATTGACTCAGGTGGCAGGTCGGGCTGGTAGGGCAGAAAAGGCTGGTCAAGTCTTTATCCAGTCCTATAATCCTAACCATTATGCTATTGAGTTTGCCAAGCAGCAGGATTACGAGGGTTTTTATGCTTATGAAATGGGAATCCGCCGGCAGCTGGGCTATCCGCCTTATTACTATACAGTCGGCTTGACTCTGTCCCACAAGGATGAAGGGACAGCAGTTCGAAAAGCCTATGAGGTCATGGATATTCTGCGGAGCGGTCTGTCAGAAAAAGTGCAAATCCTAGGTCCAACGCCGAAGCCCATTGCCCGCACCCACAATCTCTATCATTATCAGATTCTGCTCAAATATCGCTTTGAGGACAAGCTGCATGCGACGCTAAATCAAGTCTTGGACTGGACACAGAATCGGGACAATAAAGATTTACGCCTGACAATTGATAATGAACCACAAAATTTTATGTAA
- a CDS encoding methionyl-tRNA formyltransferase, whose amino-acid sequence MMKIIFMGTPDFSATVLKGLLDSGQYQVLAVVTQPDRAVGRKREIRMTPVKELALEYKLPVYQPEKLAQSSDIEELMNLEADGIVTAAFGQFLPSRLLDSVDFAVNVHASLLPKYRGGAPIHYALINGDEQAGVTIMEMVKEMDAGDMIASKATPIEETDNVGTLFEKLAFIGRDLLLDVLPAYRAGQITPQPQDPSQVTFSPNISPEEERVDWSKTNRQIFNQIRGMYPWPVAHTLLQGQRFKIYEADMTAGSGQPGQILSISKKELVVAAGQGALSLKTVQPAGKPKMAIVDFLNGLGRSLSIGDTFGK is encoded by the coding sequence ATGATGAAAATAATATTTATGGGAACACCGGACTTCTCAGCGACTGTCTTAAAAGGGCTGCTGGACAGCGGTCAATACCAAGTGTTAGCCGTGGTGACGCAGCCGGACCGTGCCGTCGGCCGTAAAAGAGAGATACGCATGACTCCAGTAAAAGAATTGGCCTTAGAATACAAGCTGCCGGTTTATCAACCGGAAAAGCTGGCACAAAGCTCGGATATAGAGGAGTTGATGAACTTAGAAGCAGATGGTATTGTCACAGCTGCTTTTGGGCAGTTTTTGCCTAGCCGTTTGCTGGACAGTGTTGACTTTGCGGTGAATGTTCATGCCTCTTTGCTACCTAAATACCGAGGTGGGGCACCTATCCATTATGCTCTGATCAATGGAGATGAGCAAGCGGGTGTTACGATTATGGAAATGGTCAAGGAAATGGATGCCGGAGACATGATAGCCAGCAAGGCGACGCCGATTGAAGAGACTGACAATGTCGGAACTCTCTTTGAGAAATTGGCGTTTATCGGTCGAGATTTGTTGTTGGATGTGCTGCCAGCTTATAGGGCAGGGCAGATTACACCTCAGCCGCAGGATCCTAGCCAGGTCACTTTCTCACCGAATATCAGCCCAGAAGAAGAGCGGGTAGACTGGAGCAAAACAAACCGCCAAATTTTCAATCAAATTCGTGGCATGTATCCTTGGCCGGTAGCTCATACCTTGCTGCAGGGGCAACGCTTTAAGATTTACGAAGCAGATATGACGGCTGGCAGCGGTCAGCCTGGACAGATATTGTCTATTAGTAAAAAAGAGCTTGTGGTCGCAGCTGGTCAGGGAGCTCTCTCGCTGAAGACAGTTCAGCCTGCTGGTAAACCCAAGATGGCTATCGTTGATTTTTTGAATGGACTGGGCCGCAGCCTGTCTATAGGAGATACTTTTGGAAAGTAA